From the genome of Pseudomonas mohnii:
GCCAGCATGTCGCCGGCCTGGGCGTAACGCTCATCGTACAAAACCCTGATGAGCAGTGGGCTGCCCGTCAGGAACAGTCCGCAGAAAAACAGGCAGGCGAGATCGAACATCATTTTCAAGCGGAAGTACAACGCGTGGAGCCGTGCGGTGTCATGGGTTCTTGAAGCCTCACTGAAGGCTGGCAGGGCCACCGCTCCGACTATCCTTTGCAACCCAAGCTGAACGGCTCCCAAAATCAGTACGGCGATAGAGTAAACGCCCAGTTCGCTGGCCGTCATGCTGCCACCGAACCAGACACGGTCGCCGTACATGGCCAGCACGCCCACCGCCGATGACAACAAGATCCAGCGACCAAAGCCGACCAATTCATCGAGCGCAGCACGTTCCCACCGTAGACGGTTGGACGGGCCCTCGAACCAGATATGCCCCAGCAACGTGTTGACCAGCGATTGCACCAGACCGGCAACCACCAGCGACCAGATGGACCGGGTGAGGTAACCGACCACCAGCATGACCAACAACCCGACGACCTGGGAGGCAAACTCGGTGAGTACCACTTTCTTTTGCTGGAAGGCGCGCACAGCCAGGTCGACTTTCGTCGACTGAAAACCAACGATGATTGCCGAGAAACCGGTCACCGCCAACACCAGCGGCAACTCGGGTGCGGCGTAGGTGGAATCGACCGCCCAAAGATTGAGGCTCTGTGCAAACCAGGCGAGGGCTGCGAGCGCAAGCGTCGAAGCGAAGAGGATAAAGCCACGCAGGATTTGCACGGTCCAGATGGTATTGAGAAACACCGGATCGTCGCCACGCGGGCTCTGAATGATGTTCTGGCGCAAGCCGACATCGGACAATAAATGCAGCACCAGCGAAACGGTGATGGCGATCAACATGATGCCGAACATCTCCGGCATCAGCAGACGGGCCATTATCAGGTTGCCGCCCAAGCGGAAGGCTTGTGACGTAACCAGAGCCCCCAGATTCCAGACCCCAGCAGAGATTGCTCGCCCACGAAGGCGGGATGATGGCGAGAAATCAGCTAGCGACATAACATCAACTCCGGACTCAATGGCACGAAAGGTACTATAGTCGCATTTGGCCATTCCACTAGCCTTCGCTCATCAATCAATAAGTCCAATCGCCCATGCCTGAGCACTTACGAGCGTTAATCGTCATTCTGGTCCTTGCCGGCGTTGTTTTTTTCATGGCACGTCGGCCGGCAGAAGACCTGATCCCCGCCCGACACTTCACGCGTCGGCGCAATCTGTGGTTCGCATTGACGCTACTGGCCTTTTTTGCGCACAGTTTCTGGCTGTACGCCGGCATCGCCGCGATCATTTTGACCGTCGCGCAGAAACGCGAACGCAACCCTGTCGCGCTGTTTTTCATGCTGCTGTTTCTCATGCCGCCATCGGGCGCGGAGATACCCGGCTTCGGCGTGGTCAACTATTTCTTTGTCCTTAACCATGTTCGCCTGCTGGCGTTTTTTGTGCTGCTGCCGGCTTTCCTGGCGCTGCGCAGGCGACCGGACACAATCCCTTTCGGACGCACCTGGCCCGACAAACTGTTGGCCGCCAACATCGTGCTGACAAGCCTGCTCTATTTGCGCGAAACGACCGTCACCGACGCGTTGCGCCAGACGCTCTATCTGTTCATCGAAGTGTTTCTGCCCTACTACGTTGCCAGCCGGGCGCTGAGGAACCTCAGCGACTTCAAGGACGCTCTGTTTGCATTTGTAGTCGCCGCCATGGTGATGTCGCTTATTGGCCTCTTCGAATATTCCCGTAACTGGCTGCTCTACAGCGCACTGAACAATGCCTTGGGCATGCAATGGGATATGTCCACTTACCTGACTCGCGGCGGCTCATTACGCGCCAGCGTCACCACCGGACAGGCCATTGCACTGGGCTTCGTCATCAGTGTGGCCAGCGGGCTGTACCTGTACTTGCAGGAAGATGTACGCAGTCGGCTGCAAAGAGGCCTGGGCGCACTGTTGCTCGCCGGCGGTCTGTACGCGCCGCTGTCGCGGGGGCCCTGGGTCGGTACCGCCGTCATGATCGTCGTGTTCATCGGCACCGGTCGCAAGGCCGTCAAACGCCTGATGCTGCTGGCGCTCGCCGGAGTTCTCGCCCTTCCGTTGCTGGCCGTCGTACCGGGCGGACAAAAAGTGCTCGATCTGCTTCCTTTCATCGGCACGGTAGAGGCCGAGAACATCACGTATCGGCAACAGTTGATCGATAACGCCATGATCGTTATCCAGCGCAACCCCTGGCTGGGCTCATTCGATTACCGCAGCACACCGGAAATGCAGTCCTTGACCCAGGGCCAGGGGATCATCGATATCGTGAACACCTATATCGGCATAGCCCTGTCGGTGGGATTGATTGGATTGACGCTGTTCGTGTGTTTTTTCGCCGCGGTTCTGCTTGGCATCCGCAAAGGAATGCGCTCGTTCTCCAACAAAGATGATGAGGCACGCCGACTTGGGCGTGCACTCCTGGCGACACTGGCCGGGATCCTGATCACCATCGTGACCGTCAGCAGTATCACCGTCATCCCCGTGGTGTATTGGTCGATAGCCGGACTGGGCGTGGCTTACGCGCAAATGGCCCGCAGGCTCAGGCAGACCTCGACGGCGGTCTCGGCGAGCGCCCATCTCCAACTCAGGTAGACCCATGATCCCATTGCTCCGACGTTCCCGGATACTGCTCGCGCTCCTGCTGTTTTTCGCTATCTGGCCGCTTCGTACCTGGGCGTCGGGCTGGGTCGCCAGTGTGGACGAGCGCAACGGCCTGCCCACGCTGATGCGCGGTGGCAGCCCGGCGGTTACCACGACATTCTCGTTCTTCGGGAGGAGCTGGGACTGGACGTATCTGCAAACCGAATTCAAGACCAACGGACCTTATCGGTACACCCTCGCGGGTAAAAACACCGCGCTGGATTTCGACTTGAATGCGCAGATTCAGAAGCAAGGCCCGCAATCGTTGACCTGGAAGTTTGCCCTGGATGCTCGCAGCATGAAGTCGGACTTGTCCGGTGGCGGCATCGTCTTCAACTTCGACCCGTCACTGTTCGCGGGAGAAATGGGCCCGCCCACTTTGCTGCCCGACAACAGCGGCTGGTCCTGGGGCAATGCGCAAGGGCGACGCATCGAAATGCGCTTCGAGCCCGCGCTGGCAGGCGTGTACTTTGAACCGGGCGATAAATCGGAGGTGCGTGCCTTTTTCTACAAGAACACGATCAAACCTGGCCGCCAGGAGTTCACCGCCACCTTGAGCG
Proteins encoded in this window:
- a CDS encoding O-antigen ligase family protein; its protein translation is MPEHLRALIVILVLAGVVFFMARRPAEDLIPARHFTRRRNLWFALTLLAFFAHSFWLYAGIAAIILTVAQKRERNPVALFFMLLFLMPPSGAEIPGFGVVNYFFVLNHVRLLAFFVLLPAFLALRRRPDTIPFGRTWPDKLLAANIVLTSLLYLRETTVTDALRQTLYLFIEVFLPYYVASRALRNLSDFKDALFAFVVAAMVMSLIGLFEYSRNWLLYSALNNALGMQWDMSTYLTRGGSLRASVTTGQAIALGFVISVASGLYLYLQEDVRSRLQRGLGALLLAGGLYAPLSRGPWVGTAVMIVVFIGTGRKAVKRLMLLALAGVLALPLLAVVPGGQKVLDLLPFIGTVEAENITYRQQLIDNAMIVIQRNPWLGSFDYRSTPEMQSLTQGQGIIDIVNTYIGIALSVGLIGLTLFVCFFAAVLLGIRKGMRSFSNKDDEARRLGRALLATLAGILITIVTVSSITVIPVVYWSIAGLGVAYAQMARRLRQTSTAVSASAHLQLR
- a CDS encoding oligosaccharide flippase family protein — its product is MSLADFSPSSRLRGRAISAGVWNLGALVTSQAFRLGGNLIMARLLMPEMFGIMLIAITVSLVLHLLSDVGLRQNIIQSPRGDDPVFLNTIWTVQILRGFILFASTLALAALAWFAQSLNLWAVDSTYAAPELPLVLAVTGFSAIIVGFQSTKVDLAVRAFQQKKVVLTEFASQVVGLLVMLVVGYLTRSIWSLVVAGLVQSLVNTLLGHIWFEGPSNRLRWERAALDELVGFGRWILLSSAVGVLAMYGDRVWFGGSMTASELGVYSIAVLILGAVQLGLQRIVGAVALPAFSEASRTHDTARLHALYFRLKMMFDLACLFFCGLFLTGSPLLIRVLYDERYAQAGDMLAILSLSFFTMRYMVANQIWIALGHTKYQAMDNIIRVVSLWVLVPLLLAIGGVKYAIWGVALHTFPTLILVFYVNYRLGLFSLKRELVVLPMLAVGALCGELLTGLAKWL